A region from the Gossypium hirsutum isolate 1008001.06 chromosome A08, Gossypium_hirsutum_v2.1, whole genome shotgun sequence genome encodes:
- the LOC107926316 gene encoding MLO-like protein 11, giving the protein MVEDEKNDKEMRSLALTPTWSVATVLTIFVVVSLIVERSIHRLSKWLRKTNRKPLLAAVEKMKEELMLLGFISLLLIATSSTIANICIPSKFYDSTFAPCTKSEIDEDLEDDSSKERKLLMATNFHLFRRMLNGMNRNTCAKDHEPFVSYEGLEQLHRFIFVMAITHVSYSCLTMLLAIVKIHSWRAWEDDAHMDRHDILNAKARELIMQRQTAFVVNRESNNLTKNSLFIWVKCFFQQFGYSVVRADYLTLRKGFIMNHNLTSKYDFHGYMIRSVEEEFQRIVGVSAPLWGFVVAFMLFNVKGSNLYFWIAILPITLVLLVGAKLQHVIATLALETADMTGYVTGAKLRPRDELFWFKKPEWLLSLIHFILFQNAFELASFFWFWWQFGYDSCFIRNHTLVYIRLILGFAGQFICSYITLPLYALVTQMGTNYKAALIPQRIRETIHGWGKAARRKRRLGRFTDDSTIHTETSTVMSLEEDDHRLIDIHEDDKDTYNEVELQPPPNVTSTPSPAFANESSSRVGTPLLRPSSSVSASTISKLQKEDFQRSSSMPK; this is encoded by the exons ATGGTGGAAGATGAGAAAAATGATAAAGAAATGAGATCATTAGCATTAACACCAACATGGTCAGTTGCCACTGTTTTGACAATCTTTGTTGTGGTATCTTTGATCGTTGAACGGTCGATTCACCGGTTAAGCAAG TGGTTACGGAAAACTAATCGGAAACCTCTGCTTGCGGCAGTGGAGAAGATGAAAGAAG AGTTAATGCTGCTTGGTTTTATATCACTCCTTCTAATAGCAACCTCAAGCACAATAGCCAATATTTGTATTCCATCGAAGTTCTACGATAGTACCTTTGCACCATGCACCAAGTCCGAGATTGATGAAGACCTTGAAGATGATTCTTCTAAGGAACGTAAGCTTTTGATGGCTaccaattttcatttatttaggaGAATGTTGAATGGCATGAACCGGAATACCTGCGCAAAG GATCATGAGCCATTTGTTTCATACGAAGGTCTTGAGCAGTTGCATCGCTTCATTTTTGTCATGGCAATCACGCATGTATCATATAGTTGCTTAACAATGTTACTTGCAATTGTGAAG ATACATAGTTGGAGGGCATGGGAGGATGACGCTCATATGGATCGACATGATATATTAAATG CAAAAGCAAGAGAGTTGATAATGCAAAGACAAACAGCTTTTGTCGTAAACCGCGAGTCGAACAACTTGACCAAAAACAGTCTTTTTATTTGGGTG AAATGTTTCTTCCAGCAATTCGGATATTCAGTGGTTCGTGCTGACTATTTGACTCTCCGCAAGGGCTTCATCATG AATCACAACCTGACATCGAAGTACGATTTTCATGGCTATATGATTCGTTCTGTGGAGGAAGAATTTCAACGGATTGTTGGTGTTAG TGCTCCGCTTTGGGGATTCGTTGTCGCGTTTATGCTGTTCAACGTGAAAG GGTCTAATCTGTATTTCTGGATAGCAATCCTTCCCATTACT CTTGTTCTTCTTGTGGGCGCAAAGCTACAACATGTCATCGCAACCTTGGCACTAGAGACTGCCGACATGACTGGTTATGTTACTGGAGCAAAGCTGAGGCCTCGAGATGAACTTTTCTGGTTCAAGAAGCCGGAATGGTTGTTGTCCCTTATACATTTCATTCTATTCCAG AATGCATTCGAACTGGCTTCGTTTTTCTGGTTCTGG TGGCAATTCGGCTACGATTCATGCTTCATCCGTAACCATACGCTTGTTTACATAAGACTGATTTTGGG GTTTGCTGGGCAATTTATTTGTAGCTACATCACTCTTCCACTCTATGCTTTGGTCACTCAG ATGGGAACGAACTATAAGGCAGCGCTAATTCCGCAAAGGATACGGGAGACAATCCATGGATGGGGCAAAGCAGCAAGGAGAAAGAGGAGGCTCGGACGTTTCACCGACGATTCAACCATACATACGGAAACAAGCACGGTAATGTCACTCGAGGAAGATGACCACCGGTTGATCGATATTCACGAAGATGACAAGGACACATACAATGAGGTAGAGTTGCAACCGCCACCAAACGTTACATCCACTCCTTCCCCAGCATTTGCTAACGAAAGTTCGAGCCGGGTTGGTACACCGTTACTTAGGCCGTCTTCTTCCGTTTCGGCATCGACAATCTCTAAACTTCAAAAGGAAGATTTCCAAAGATCATCTTCTATGCCAAAATGA
- the LOC107926176 gene encoding TIR-only protein, with amino-acid sequence MHRQRYSSAVIKNFLAHQTATKKLLATNDAVTKNKAYCDVFINHRGIDTKKTLATLLYDHLSRRKLKPFLDNKNMKPGDKLFDHIDNAIRNCKVGIAVFSPNYCKSYFCLHELALFTESKKKVIPIFCDVKPSQLSVTDNGNVPKKDLRRFESALEEAKCTVGLTFDSLEGNWLDVVNSASETVMESLIEMESH; translated from the exons ATGCATAGGCAACGTTATTCATCAGCTGTCATCAAGAATTTTCTTGCTCACCAAACAGCGACGAAAAAGTTATTGGCAACGAATGATGCCGTGACGAAAAACAAAGCTTATTGTGATGTTTTCATCAACCATAGAGGCATTGACACCAAAAAAACTCTAGCGACATTACTCTACGACCACCTTTCACGACGGAAGTTGAAACCATTTTTGGACAACAAGAACATGAAACCGGGGGATAAACTTTTCGACCACATTGATAATGCAATAAGGAACTGTAAAGTTGGCATCGCTGTTTTCTCGCCGAATTATTGCAAGTCTTACTTTTGCCTACATGAATTGGCTCTCTTCACGGAGTCTAAGAAGAAAGTGATCCCAATCTTTTGCGACGTTAAACCTTCGCAATTAAGCGTCACTGATAATGGGAATGTTCCAAAAAAGGATTTACGACGGTTCGAGTCGGCTCTTGAGGAGGCGAAGTGTACGGTTGGGCTCACTTTTGACTCATTGGAAGG GAATTGGTTGGATGTGGTGAATAGTGCTTCAGAAACTGTGATGGAAAGCTTGATTGAGATGGAAAGTCATTAA